The genomic region AGAGGCGAGCCCGCCGGGCATCCAACCCAGCGCGAGGGCCAGGATGCCGATGGCCAGCGTCGACGATCCGGCCGGGGCCAGCACGTCGATCGTGACCATGAACGCCGCGGCCACGATCGCGCCGGCCGCGCTGTCCGCGCCGAACACGATGACCGCCGTGAACCACAGCAGGCTCTGTAGCGGGGCGAAGTCGTCGGCGGAGAACGAGTAGCTGCTGTGCACCAGCAGCGTCCCGCCCAGGCCGGCGACGACGGAGGAGACGGTGAATGCCAGCAGCTTGAGGTTGCGCACGTCGACGCCGACCGCGGCCGCGCCCTCGGAGTGGTCGCGCAGGGCGAGCAGGGCCCGGCCGAGCCGGCCGTGGTGCAGGTTGCGCACCACGAGCAGGCCGATCCCCAGGCAGATCAGCTCGAAGACGTAGAAGGCCTTCTCGGACAGCTCCCAGCCGAACAGCGACAGCGGGTCGAGGTACAGCCCGGTGGCGAAGGTGGGCTGCTCGAAGACGAACCGGCTCACGACCGCGCCGACCGCGAAGGTCGTCAGGGCCAGGGTCAGCCCGCGGCGCCGGATCGCCGGGTAACCGGTGATCAGGCCGATGGGGGCGACGAACAGCGCACCGACGAACATCGACGCGATCCCGGGGATCGCCGGCAGGCCGAACAGGTCGCCGTTGGCGAGCTTGAGCGACAGCAGCGCGCCGAGACCCGCGAAGCCGGCGGAGCCGAGGGAGAGCTGCCCGCTGTAGCCGGTGACGATCACCATCGACAGGAAGATCAGGGCCAGCGCCGGGACCATGAACGCCGAGCGCAGGTCGGAGGGCGCGAAGGTGAGCGGTGCGAGCAGCAGCGCCGTGCCGCCCAGCTTGCCGAGGTAGTCCCGCCGGAAACGGGCGCCGCTGACTCGCCCGGACGGTGGCGCGCCGCGGCTGGAGAAGCTGGCCGTCGCGCCGGAGTCGCCCGAGCCCAGCTCCCGCAGCTTGGGGACGGCCAGCAGCAGGACCAGCAGGGCGACGATGAACAGGTTCGACTGGAGCACGGTCAGGATCTGGCCGGCGTCGCCGTGCAGGGTGAACTGCTTGAGCTCGCTCTGCAGGATGGCGATGCCCAGGGCGGTGAGGACCGCGACCGGCATGCTCGACAGCCGGGCGGCCACGACCACCGCGAAGGTCTCCAGGACCAGCAGGGTCAGGCCGTAGGGGGTGAGCTGGAAGCGGGGGGCGAGCAGGATGCCGGTCAGGCCCGCCATCGTGGTGCCGGCGGCCCAGCCGGCGGCCGCCACCTTGTCCGCGGGCACGCCGGACAGCTCGGCGAGCTGGCGGTCGTCGACGACGGCCCGGATCTGGCGGCCGAAGGCGGTGCGGGCGGCGATGATGCCGATGACCGCCGCGAACACCACGACCATGATCAGCTCGGCCAGCGCGTCGACGCCGACCCGGGAATCGCCGAACAGCCGTACCGACGAGTTCGGGAAGATGCTGGGAGCGTCGCTGCGCGCCCCCAGCCCCCAGATGCCCGCGGTGATGCCGAGGCTGAGCACCAGCACACCGAGGCTGGCGACGAGGGATTCGGCGGCCGACGCCCGCCGGCGAGCCAGCGGCCGGAACACCAGCCGTTCGAGCAGCAGCCCGATGCCGGGGGACACCACGGCGAGGGCTACCACGGCGGCCAGCCAGATCGGCAGGTCCCACTCGACGACCATCTCGCGGAAGACGTAGGCCACCAGGGTGGCGATCCCGCCCTGGGCGAGGTTGAGCACGCCGTTGGTGCGATAGGTGACCAGCAGGCCGATGCCGGACAGGGCGGCGATCGCGCCCAGTGAGAGCCCGGCCAGCGCCAGATCGATGCTGGTCATCGGCCACCCCCTCGGCGTGGTCCGGCGCCGGCCGGGTCAAGTGTGATCACGGGAACGTGTGCCTTCCGGAACGCCGTCGCGATGCGGGCAGTCGCCGGCGGTCAGGCGCGCGGGCCGGGGGCGCTGACGCCCGCCGGGCGGGTCGATCCGCCCGGCGCGGAGTCACCGGCTGTGTTGTAGTAGGCGTTCTGCGGTGGGGCAGCGGGCTGCTGCTGGTAGGCCGCCTGGGCCGGGGTGGTGGGCAGCGCGCCGCCGGCCTGCTCACCCACGGTCGCGGCCGCGATGATCAGCGAGTGCAGATCGTCGACCTGGCCGACGGTGCGGGCCTGCGCGGCCTGGGCCGCATCGAAGCGGTCGGCCACCAGCAACGCGCTGCCGATCAGGACGAGCGCCAACCCGCCGAAACCGCCGGACACCACGTACGGTAGCTGCAGCGCGACGTCCGTCTCCTTGGAGACGCCCAGGTAGCAGCCGAGAAGCAGGACGCCGCCGGCTGCCGCCACCACCCATCCACGCAGCGCACGGACCACGTCGACCACCAGGCGCGCGGTGGGCCGGGGGTTACCGGTCCCAGCGGTCTGCTCGTCCACTTTCGTCTCCCCCATGGAGCGTCTCGTCGTCGGTCGTTCGGGCGGAGTCCCGTATGGCGCCCGTCCCGGGTGATGATCCGGGCCACGACAGACGTCAGATTAGTGCGCGGAGCTGACCAGGTGCTCTGTCGGGTGGCCCACGGATGTTCCCGGCGAGCTCCGGCGGCACGGGAGGCTTCGTCGCATTCGGTATACGAGGATAGGCCAACGTCCGCCAAGGTCGGTCAAGTATGTCCGCTCACGGACAGTCTGGGCCTTATGTCGGCGCCCGTCGACCCCAGGACGATCGGTTTGCCCCGCCCGATGCGCGCGAGGCCGCGAACCGACACCGGCGGGCGCCGCTGCGGCGCAGGCCGCCGCCCGCATCCGGCGGCGCCCCGCCCGTCCGGTCGGCGCCGCGGGTGGGCCTCGCCCGACGCGACCAGACCGGAGTGCCGCGGTGCGAGCCGGACCGACGGCCCGTCCCGCACCTGCCGGCCGGCCCGGCGGATTCGGGCCGGTCGGCGGACCTGCCTGCCGGCCGGCCCGTGCGTTCGCGGGCGGTGGTGATGTGTTGGGGTTCTCGTGCCGGGAAGTCGCCCTTTCGGGCCACCGGCGATGTTTCTGGGTGTGGATTGC from Frankia alni ACN14a harbors:
- a CDS encoding ABC transporter permease, with amino-acid sequence MTSIDLALAGLSLGAIAALSGIGLLVTYRTNGVLNLAQGGIATLVAYVFREMVVEWDLPIWLAAVVALAVVSPGIGLLLERLVFRPLARRRASAAESLVASLGVLVLSLGITAGIWGLGARSDAPSIFPNSSVRLFGDSRVGVDALAELIMVVVFAAVIGIIAARTAFGRQIRAVVDDRQLAELSGVPADKVAAAGWAAGTTMAGLTGILLAPRFQLTPYGLTLLVLETFAVVVAARLSSMPVAVLTALGIAILQSELKQFTLHGDAGQILTVLQSNLFIVALLVLLLAVPKLRELGSGDSGATASFSSRGAPPSGRVSGARFRRDYLGKLGGTALLLAPLTFAPSDLRSAFMVPALALIFLSMVIVTGYSGQLSLGSAGFAGLGALLSLKLANGDLFGLPAIPGIASMFVGALFVAPIGLITGYPAIRRRGLTLALTTFAVGAVVSRFVFEQPTFATGLYLDPLSLFGWELSEKAFYVFELICLGIGLLVVRNLHHGRLGRALLALRDHSEGAAAVGVDVRNLKLLAFTVSSVVAGLGGTLLVHSSYSFSADDFAPLQSLLWFTAVIVFGADSAAGAIVAAAFMVTIDVLAPAGSSTLAIGILALALGWMPGGLASAVRGGLRLLAQYLADSFVDPNQRAPRPVPVRISAVGHLPATTGITGSTGIPGVGSTLGAARAGHYARWPLSGNQLGLPADAPHLTPFGASLVAMVQQYAAGQTAVARQRQATGTDGAPRPTVPQPSSAGAGTGAGTGTHPAEGGRA